From Macaca fascicularis isolate 582-1 chromosome 14, T2T-MFA8v1.1, a single genomic window includes:
- the IL10RA gene encoding interleukin-10 receptor subunit alpha, translating into MLPRLVVLLAAFLSRRLGSDAHGTELPSPPSVWFEAEFFHHILHWTPIPNQSESTCYEVALLRYGTGRWNSISNCSQALSYDLTAVTLDLYRSNGYRARVRAVDGSRHSNWTVTNTRFSLDEVTLTVGSVKLEIHNGFILGKIQPPRPKMAPANDTYESIFSHFREYEIAIRKVPGNFTFTHKKVNHENFSLLTSGEVGEFCVQVKPSVTSRTNKGMWSKEECVSLTRQYFTVTNVIIFFAFVLLLSGALAYCLALQLYVRRRKKLPRVLLFKKPNAFIFISQRPSPETQDTIHPLDEEAFLKVSPELRNSDLHGSTDSGFGSTKPSLQTEEPQFLLPDPHPQADRTLGNGEPPELGDSCSSGSSNSTDSGICLQEPSLSPSTGPTWEQQVGSDSRGQDDSGIGLVQNSEGQAGDTQGGSALGHDSPPEPEVPAEQDPTAVVFRGYLRQTRCAEEKATKTGCLEEELPLTGGLGPKFRGCLDDEAGLHPSALAKGYLKQDPLEMTLASSGAPAEQWNQPTEEWSLLALSSCSDLGTSDWSFAHDLAPLGCVAAPDGLLGSFNSDLVTLPLISSLHSSDSS; encoded by the exons ggacagagctgcccagCCCGCCATCTGTGTGGTTTGAAGCAGAATTTTTCCACCACATCCTCCACTGGACACCCATCCCAAATCAGTCTGAAAGTACCTGCTATGAAGTGGCACTCCTGAG GTATGGAACAGGGCGCTGGAACTCCATCTCCAACTGTAGCCAGGCCCTGTCCTATGACCTTACCGCGGTGACCTTGGACCTGTACCGCAGCAATGGCTACCGGGCCAGAGTGCGTGCTGTGGACGGCAGCCGGCACTCCAACTGGACCGTCACCAACACCCGCTTCTCTTTGGATGAAG TGACTCTGACAGTTGGCAGTGTGAAGCTAGAGATCCACAATGGCTTCATCCTTGGGAAGATTCAGCCCCCCAGGCCCAAGATGGCTCCTGCAAATGACACATATGAAAGCATCTTCAGTCACTTCCGAGAGTATGAGATTGCCATTCGCAAGGTGCCGGGAAACTTTACG TTCACACACAAGAAAGTAAATCATGAAAACTTCAGCCTCCTAACCTCTGGAGAAGTGGGAGAGTTCTGTGTCCAGGTGAAACCATCTGTCACTTCCCGAACCAACAAGGGGATGTGGTCTAAAGAGGAGTGCGTCTCCCTCACCAGGCAGT ATTTCACCGTGACCAACGTCATCATCTTCTTTGCCTTTGTCCTGCTGCTCTCCGGAGCCCTGGCCTACTGCCTGGCCCTCCAGCTGTATGTGCGGCGCCGAAAGAAGCTGCCCAGGGTCCTG CTCTTCAAGAAGCCCAACGCCTTCATCTTCATCAGCCAGCGTCCCTCCCCAGAGACCCAAGACACCATCCACCCGCTTGATGAGGAGGCCTTCCTGAAGGTGTCACCAGAGCTGAGGAACTCGGACCTGCATGGCAGCACGGACAGTGGCTTTGGCAGTACCAAACCATCCCTGCAGACCGAAGAGCCCCAGTTCCTCCTCCCTGACCCTCACCCCCAGGCTGACAGAACGCTGGGAAACGGAGAGCCCCCTGAGCTGGGCGACAGCTGCAGTAGTGGCAGCAGCAATAGCACGGACAGCGGGATCTGCCTGCAGGAGCCCAGCCTGAGCCCCAGCACTGGGCCCACCTGGGAGCAGCAGGTGGGGAGCGACAGCAGGGGCCAGGATGACAGTGGCATTGGCCTAGTTCAAAACTCTGAGGGCCAGGCTGGGGACACACAGGGTGGCTCAGCCTTGGGCCACGACAGTCCCCCAGAGCCTGAGGTGCCTGCGGAACAAGACCCAACTGCTGTGGTATTCCGGGGCTACCTGAGGCAGACCAGATGCGCTGAGGAGAAGGCAACCAAGACAGGCTGCCTGGAGGAAGAATTGCCCCTGACAGGTGGCCTTGGGCCCAAATTCAGGGGATGCCTGGATGACGAAGCAGGCTTGCATCCATCAGCCCTGGCCAAGGGCTATTTGAAACAGGATCCCCTAGAAATGACTCTGGCTTCCTCGGGGGCCCCAGCTGAACAGTGGAACCAGCCCACTGAGGAATGGTCACTCCTGGCCTTGAGCAGCTGCAGTGACCTGGGAACATCTGACTGGAGCTTTGCCCATGACCTTGCCCCTCTAGGCTGTGTGGCAGCCCCAGATGGTCTCCTGGGCAGCTTTAACTCAGACCTGGTCACCCTGCCCCTCATCTCTAGCCTGCACTCGAGTGACTCGAGCTGA
- the SMIM35 gene encoding small integral membrane protein 35 isoform X2, protein MLVGSGKGGEELWNVVQVAWCRGLWEGAQLCVSAGEDSISTLGLILGVGLLLLLVSILGYSLAKWYQRGYCWEGPNFVFNLYQIRNLKDLEMGPPFTISGHISSSDGGYMKFSNRLV, encoded by the exons ATGTTGGTGGGCagtgggaagggaggagaggagctTTGGAATGTGGTGCAGGTGGCTTGGTGCAGGGGGCTGTGGGAGGGTGCACAACTGTGTGTCTCTGCAGGTGAGGACTCCATCAGCACCTTGGGCCTGATCCTTGGCGTGGGGCTGTTGCTGCTGCTCGTGTCCATCCTCGGCTACAGCCTGGCCAAGTGGTACCAGCGCGGGTACTGCTGGGAGG GGCCTAATTTTGTCTTCAACTTATACCAAATCCG GAACCTGAAGGATCTAGAGATGGGTCCGCCCTTCACCATCAGTGGTCACATCAGCAGCTCAGATGGTGGCTACATGAAGTTCTCCAACAGGCTAGTCTGA